In Perognathus longimembris pacificus isolate PPM17 chromosome 3, ASM2315922v1, whole genome shotgun sequence, a single window of DNA contains:
- the Tssk2 gene encoding testis-specific serine/threonine-protein kinase 2 → MDDAAVLRKKGYIVGINLGKGSYAKVKSAYSERLKFNVAVKIIDRKKTPTDFVERFLPREMDILATVNHRSIIKTYEIFETSDGRIYIVMELGVQGDLLEFIKCRGALHEDVARKMFRQLSSAVKYCHDLDVVHRDLKCENLLLDKDFNIKLSDFGFSKRCLRDGSGRIVLSKTFCGSAAYAAPEVLQGIPYQPKVYDIWSLGVILYIMVCGSMPYDDSDIKKMLRIQKEHRVDFPRSKNLTGECKDLIYRILQPDVNRRLHIDEILSHCWLQPPKPKAMSSASFKREGEGKYRAECKLDTRPGSRPEHRPDHKLGAKTQHRLLVAPENEDRMEERLAETSRAKDHHIPGAEVGKAST, encoded by the coding sequence ATGGACGATGCCGCGGTCCTAAGGAAGAAGGGTTACATCGTGGGAATCAATCTAGGCAAAGGCTCCTACGCAAAAGTCAAATCCGCCTACTCTGAGCGCCTTAAGTTCAACGTAGCAGTTAAGATCATCGACCGCAAGAAAACACCCACTGACTTCGTAGAAAGATTCCTTCCTCGGGAGATGGACATCCTAGCAACTGTCAACCACCGCTCCATCATCAAGACTTATGAGATCTTCGAGACTTCTGATGGGCGCATCTACATCGTCATGGAGCTGGGCGTCCAGGGTGACCTGCTTGAGTTCATCAAGTGCAGAGGAGCCCTGCATGAGGATGTGGCTCGCAAGATGTTCCGCCAGTTGTCCTCTGCTGTCAAGTACTGCCATGACCTGGATGTCGTCCACCGAGACCTCAAGTGTGAGAACCTTCTGCTCGACAAAGACTTCAACATCAAGCTGTCTGACTTTGGCTTCTCCAAGCGCTGTCTGCGGGATGGGAGTGGGCGCATTGTCCTCAGCAAGACCTTCTGTGGCTCAGCAGCATATGCAGCCCCCGAGGTGCTGCAGGGTATCCCCTACCAGCCCAAGGTGTATGACATCTGGAGCCTTGGCGTGATCCTGTACATCATGGTCTGTGGCTCCATGCCCTACGATGATTCTGACATCAAAAAGATGCTGCGCATTCAGAAGGAGCACCGTGTGGACTTCCCCCGCTCAAAGAACCTGACGGGCGAGTGCAAGGACCTCATCTACCGCATCCTGCAGCCCGATGTGAACCGGCGGCTGCACATCGATGAGATCCTCAGCCACTGCTGGCTGCAGCCCCCCAAACCCAAAGCCATGTCTTCTGCCTCCttcaagagggagggagagggcaagTACCGGGCTGAATGCAAGTTGGATACCCGGCCAGGCTCAAGACCCGAACACCGGCCTGATCACAAACTGGGGGCCAAAACCCAGCACCGGCTGCTGGTGGCACCTGAGAATGAGGACAGAATGGAGGAAAGGCTGGCCGAGACCTCCAGAGCTAAAGACCATCACATCCCCGGAGCTGAGGTGGGGAAGGCAAGCACCTAG
- the Ess2 gene encoding splicing factor ESS-2 homolog: MGTPGASARALLLPAESRPPRKRAAGDTGTARSKQRVLDEEEYIEGLQMVIQRDFFPDVEKLQAQKEYLEAEENGDLERMRQIAIKFGSALGKMSREPPPPYVTPATFETPEVHTGTGIVGNKPRPQGRSLEDGEAGEEEEKEPLPSLDVFLSRYTSEDNASFQEIMEVAKEKNRARHAWLYQAEEEFEKRQKDNLELPSAEHQAIESSQAGVETWKYKAKNSLMYYPEGVPDEEQLFKKPRQVVHKNTRFLRDPFSQALSRSQLQQAAALNAQHKQGKVGPDGKELIPQESPRVGGFGFVATPSPAPGVNESPLMTWGEVENTPLRVEGSETPYVDRTPGPAFKILEPGRRERLGLKMANEAAAKNRAKKQEALRRVTENLASLTPKGLNPAMSPALQRLVNRTASKYTDRALRASYTPSPARSAHLKTPAGGPQTPTSTPAPGSATRTPLTQDPASITDNLLQLPARRKASDFF; this comes from the exons GGCCTCCAGATGGTCATCCAGAGGGATTTCTTTCCTGATGTGGAGAAGCTACAAGCACAAAAAGAGTATCTGGAAGCTGAGGAGAATGGAGACTTGGAACGCATGCGCCAGATTGCTATCAAGTTTGGTTCTGCCCTTGGCAAGATGTCTCGAGAACCCCCACCACCCT ATGTGACTCCAGCCACATTTGAAACCCCTGAGGTACATACTGGCACTGGAATTGTGGGCAATaagcccaggccccagggccgAAGCCTAGAGGATG GAGAggctggagaggaagaggagaaggagccacTTCCCAGCCTGGATGTCTTCCTGAGTCGTTACACGAGTGAGGACAATGCCTCCTTCCAGGAGATCATGGAGGTAGCCAAGGAGAAGAACCGAGCCCGCCATGCCTGGCTCTACCAAGCTGAGGAGGAGTTTGAGAAG AGGCAAAAAGATAATCTTGAACTCCCATCGGCAGAACACCAAGCCATCGAGAGCAGCCAGGCTGGTGTGGAGACCTGGAAGTACAAGGCGAAGAATTCTCTCATGTACTACCCAGAAG GTGTCCCAGATGAAGAGCAGCTTTTCAAGAAGCCCCGGCAGGTGGTGCATAAGAACACACGATTCCTCCGGGATCCCTTCAGCCAAGCCCTGAGCAGGTCCCAGCTCCAGCAGGCAGCTGCCCTCAATGCTCAG CATAAACAGGGCAAGGTGGGCCCTGATGGCAAGGAGCTTATCCCCCAGGAGTCTCCTCGAGTGGGTGGATTCGGATTTGTTGCTACTCCTTCTCCTGCACCTG GTGTGAATGAGTCTCCACTGATGACCTGGGGGGAAGTTGAGAACACGCCCCTGAGAGTCGAAGGGTCAGAGACACCCTACGTGGACAGGACCCCAGGACCAGCTTTCAAG ATCTTGGAGCCAGGACGTAGGGAGCGGTTAGGCCTGAAGATGGCTAATGAGGCAGCTGCCAAGAACCGAGCTAAGAAGCAAGAAGCTTTGCGGAGAGTGACAGAGAACCTAGCTAG CCTCACCCCTAAAGGCCTGAATccagccatgtccccagccctacagCGCCTCGTGAACAGGACAGCCAGCAAGTACACAGATCGGGCCTTACGAGCCAGCTACACACCATCCCCAGCACGCTCTGCCCACCTCAAGACCCCTGCTGGTGGGCCACAGACCCCCACGAGTacaccagcccctggctctgcCACACGCACACCCCTCACACAAGATCCGGCCTCTATCACAGACAACTTGCTACAGCTCCCTGCCCGGCGCAAAGCCTCAGACTTCTTTTAA
- the Tssk1b gene encoding testis-specific serine/threonine-protein kinase 1, translating into MDDAAVLKRRGYIMGINLGEGSYAKVKSAYSERLKFNVAVKIIDRKKAPTDFLEKFLPREIEILAMLNHRSIVKTYEIFETSDGKVYIVMELGVQGDLLEFIKTRGALQEDDARKKFHQLSSAIKYCHDLDVVHRDLKCENLLLDKDFNIKLSDFGFSKRCLRDDSGRLTLSKTFCGSAAYAAPEVLQGIPYQPKVYDIWSLGVILYIMVCGSMPYDDSNIKKMLRIQKEHRVNFPRSKHLTGECKDLIYRMLQPDVNRRLHIDEILSHCWVQPKARGLSSSAAINKEGESSRGTEPSWTPEPGSEKKSATKVEPREEARPETKPEEDAAHVAKQSEPLGLSSEQLPREKEEVPPQQPPET; encoded by the coding sequence ATGGATGACGCTGCCGTCCTGAAGCGACGTGGCTACATCATGGGGATAAATTTGGGAGAGGGCTCATACGCAAAAGTCAAATCCGCTTACTCTGAGCGCCTGAAGTTCAACGTGGCGGTCAAGATCATCGACCGCAAGAAAGCCCCCACGGACTTCCTGGAGAAATTTCTTCCCCGGGAAATTGAGATTCTGGCCATGCTAAACCACCGCTCCATTGTCAAGACCTACGAGATCTTTGAGACATCAGATGGGAAGGTCTACATCGTCATGGAGCTCGGGGTCCAGGGTGACCTCCTCGAATTCATCAAAACCCGGGGAGCCCTGCAAGAGGATGATGCTCGCAAGAAATTCCACCAGCTCTCCTCAGCCATCAAGTACTGTCATGATCTGGACGTCGTCCACCGAGACCTCAAGTGTGAGAACCTTCTGCTCGACAAAGACTTCAATATCAAACTCTCTGACTTTGGCTTCTCCAAGCGCTGCCTGCGGGACGACAGTGGCCGCCTAACATTAAGCAAGACCTTCTGTGGCTCAGCAGCATATGCAGCCCCTGAGGTACTGCAAGGTATCCCCTACCAGCCCAAGGTGTACGACATCTGGAGCCTTGGCGTGATCCTGTACATCATGGTCTGTGGCTCCATGCCCTACGATGACTCCAACATCAAGAAAATGCTACGCATCCAGAAGGAGCACCGTGTCAACTTCCCACGCTCCAAGCACCTGACAGGAGAGTGCAAAGACCTCATCTACCGCATGCTACAGCCAGATGTCAACCGGCGACTGCACATCGATGAGATCCTCAGTCACTGCTGGGTGCAGCCTAAGGCACGAGGTTTGTCATCCTCTGCGGCCATCAACAAGGAGGGGGAGAGTTCCCGGGGCACTGAACCTTCATGGACCCCTGAACCTGGCTCTGAGAAGAAATCCGCCACCAAGGTGGAACCTCGGGAAGAGGCCCGGCCTGAGACAAAACCCGAGGAAGATGCAGCACACGTGGCCAAGCAGTCAGAGCCCCTGGGCTTAAGCAGTGAGCAGCTGcccagggagaaagaggaagtcccGCCCCAACAACCTCCAGAGACTTAG